The Amblyomma americanum isolate KBUSLIRL-KWMA chromosome 3, ASM5285725v1, whole genome shotgun sequence genome window below encodes:
- the LOC144123647 gene encoding uncharacterized protein LOC144123647 isoform X2 encodes MGGFLPRFATLYVVIIAYAIGTGDADVTCTDEAGNNLCQGLSSLKGAIEDRRAYDTDGEQDFPSGPMSAEIFPQPSFRLQHESSSARDMPLWLLTGLGLNKNSETVTLFRGPAGFAVVFVQPQTYAEEGQDANIAKGSYRQATTNSKQAAELNLGDHAKSGQPESSAQSQVQQQMAEWLAAKSRSQLGSDMAAPQVNSASDQQPQAGEQEQNSRQRLIFGVHQNLIQPQPLGAVSGGTAPQTADARAVVHQAWISNLQHHAPPVDNQHKQLRTGLWRIIGEKQHKPTMTGSLARHSMSLTGQPLHGAISWQYQQPALLHTSLQQEPRVASLNQNHIFQQGATPQQGAAVNVPSDYRAMLGHDASTGHISHVSEQHQHVAVTTTIIGRHPGQLVTETQSPFPIQQTQKTTAQVQQSTQPQQQASTNVGIGATLVERIAHQQQAAPKDNQQQSVRKPEELTVQTQQLLPATNVAQNTTQAPGVPQGTGSMAAPVAPQQAVKQEAVPSASTPPHELSATTTSPAQHQVTAQQPVVQGVATTKK; translated from the exons ATGGGTGGGTTTTTGCCGCGTTTCGCTACGCTTTACGTCGTTATCATTGCGTATGCCATCGGTACAGGAGATGC TGACGTGACGTGCACCGACGAAGCTGGAAATAACTTATGCCAAGGACTGAGCAGTTTAAAAGGCGCCATAGAGGACCGGAGAGCGTATGACACCGATGGAGAGCAAG ACTTTCCCTCCGGACCAATGTCAGCGGAGATTTTCCCACAGCCATCCTTCCGACTTCAGCATGAATCTTCTTCCGCGAGGGACATGCCACTGTGGCTTTTGACAGGACTTGGACTGAACAAGAATTCTGAGACTGTAACGCTGTTTCGTGGGCCCGCTGGGTTCGCAGTGGTATTTGTGCAGCCGCAGACATATGCCGAGGAAGGACAAGATGCGAATATCGCGAAAGGCAGTTACCGACAAGCAACAACGAATTCTAAACAGGCAGCGGAGCTGAACCTTGGGGATCATGCAAAATCAGGGCAGCCAGAGAGCTCAGCCCAATCGCAGGTGCAGCAACAAATGGCCGAATGGCTGGCAGCAAAGTCCCGCAGCCAGCTCGGAAGCGACATGGCTGCTCCGCAAGTGAACTCTGCTTCGGACCAACAACCTCAagcaggagaacaggaacaaaattCAAGACAACGTCTTATATTCGGTGTGCATCAAAACTTAATCCAGCCTCAACCGTTGGGGGCAGTGTCCGGAGGAACAGCGCCACAAACTGCTGATGCACGGGCGGTAGTTCACCAAGCGTGGATCAGTAACCTGCAACACCACGCACCACCTGTCGACAATCAACACAAACAGCTGCGCACTGGGCTGTGGCGAATCATCGGCGAAAAGCAACATAAACCGACGATGACTGGCTCCCTGGCAAGACATTCGATGTCTCTCACGGGACAGCCCTTGCACGGAGCCATATCTTGGCAATATCAGCAGCCGGCTTTGCTGCATACATCGCTGCAACAAGAACCTAGAGTGGCATCGCTAAACCAAAACCACATTTTTCAACAAGGTGCGACCCCTCAACAGGGAGCTGCAGTAAACGTGCCGAGTGACTATCGAGCCATGCTAGGCCACGATGCTTCGACGGGCCATATTTCTCATGTATCCGAACAGCACCAGCATGTGGCTGTAACGACTACGATAATAGGGCGGCACCCGGGTCAGCTTGTTACAGAGACACAGAGTCCATTTCCGATCCAACAAACTCAAAAAACAACGGCGCAAGTACAGCAATCGACACAACCTCAACAACAAGCTTCCACGAACGTTGGTATCGGTGCAACGCTTGTAGAGCGAATCGCtcatcagcagcaggctgcacCTAAGGACAATCAACAGCAAAGCGTGCGCAAACCGGAGGAGCTCACTGTTCAGACACAGCAGCTGCTTCCAGCAACGAACGTTGCTCAGAATACCACGCAGGCCCCTGGTGTTCCCCAAGGCACAGGCAGCATGGCCGCCCCAGTAGCCCCGCAGCAAGCGGTGAAGCAAGAAGCCGTTCCCAGCGCAAGCACTCCACCGCATGAGCTGTCCGCTACCACCACCTCCCCGGCGCAGCACCAGGTTACGGCACAGCAGCCGGTGGTGCAAGGGGTAGCTACTACGAAGAAATAG
- the LOC144123647 gene encoding uncharacterized protein LOC144123647 isoform X1, with the protein MGGFLPRFATLYVVIIAYAIGTGDADVTCTDEAGNNLCQGLSSLKGAIEDRRAYDTDGEQADFPSGPMSAEIFPQPSFRLQHESSSARDMPLWLLTGLGLNKNSETVTLFRGPAGFAVVFVQPQTYAEEGQDANIAKGSYRQATTNSKQAAELNLGDHAKSGQPESSAQSQVQQQMAEWLAAKSRSQLGSDMAAPQVNSASDQQPQAGEQEQNSRQRLIFGVHQNLIQPQPLGAVSGGTAPQTADARAVVHQAWISNLQHHAPPVDNQHKQLRTGLWRIIGEKQHKPTMTGSLARHSMSLTGQPLHGAISWQYQQPALLHTSLQQEPRVASLNQNHIFQQGATPQQGAAVNVPSDYRAMLGHDASTGHISHVSEQHQHVAVTTTIIGRHPGQLVTETQSPFPIQQTQKTTAQVQQSTQPQQQASTNVGIGATLVERIAHQQQAAPKDNQQQSVRKPEELTVQTQQLLPATNVAQNTTQAPGVPQGTGSMAAPVAPQQAVKQEAVPSASTPPHELSATTTSPAQHQVTAQQPVVQGVATTKK; encoded by the exons ATGGGTGGGTTTTTGCCGCGTTTCGCTACGCTTTACGTCGTTATCATTGCGTATGCCATCGGTACAGGAGATGC TGACGTGACGTGCACCGACGAAGCTGGAAATAACTTATGCCAAGGACTGAGCAGTTTAAAAGGCGCCATAGAGGACCGGAGAGCGTATGACACCGATGGAGAGCAAG CAGACTTTCCCTCCGGACCAATGTCAGCGGAGATTTTCCCACAGCCATCCTTCCGACTTCAGCATGAATCTTCTTCCGCGAGGGACATGCCACTGTGGCTTTTGACAGGACTTGGACTGAACAAGAATTCTGAGACTGTAACGCTGTTTCGTGGGCCCGCTGGGTTCGCAGTGGTATTTGTGCAGCCGCAGACATATGCCGAGGAAGGACAAGATGCGAATATCGCGAAAGGCAGTTACCGACAAGCAACAACGAATTCTAAACAGGCAGCGGAGCTGAACCTTGGGGATCATGCAAAATCAGGGCAGCCAGAGAGCTCAGCCCAATCGCAGGTGCAGCAACAAATGGCCGAATGGCTGGCAGCAAAGTCCCGCAGCCAGCTCGGAAGCGACATGGCTGCTCCGCAAGTGAACTCTGCTTCGGACCAACAACCTCAagcaggagaacaggaacaaaattCAAGACAACGTCTTATATTCGGTGTGCATCAAAACTTAATCCAGCCTCAACCGTTGGGGGCAGTGTCCGGAGGAACAGCGCCACAAACTGCTGATGCACGGGCGGTAGTTCACCAAGCGTGGATCAGTAACCTGCAACACCACGCACCACCTGTCGACAATCAACACAAACAGCTGCGCACTGGGCTGTGGCGAATCATCGGCGAAAAGCAACATAAACCGACGATGACTGGCTCCCTGGCAAGACATTCGATGTCTCTCACGGGACAGCCCTTGCACGGAGCCATATCTTGGCAATATCAGCAGCCGGCTTTGCTGCATACATCGCTGCAACAAGAACCTAGAGTGGCATCGCTAAACCAAAACCACATTTTTCAACAAGGTGCGACCCCTCAACAGGGAGCTGCAGTAAACGTGCCGAGTGACTATCGAGCCATGCTAGGCCACGATGCTTCGACGGGCCATATTTCTCATGTATCCGAACAGCACCAGCATGTGGCTGTAACGACTACGATAATAGGGCGGCACCCGGGTCAGCTTGTTACAGAGACACAGAGTCCATTTCCGATCCAACAAACTCAAAAAACAACGGCGCAAGTACAGCAATCGACACAACCTCAACAACAAGCTTCCACGAACGTTGGTATCGGTGCAACGCTTGTAGAGCGAATCGCtcatcagcagcaggctgcacCTAAGGACAATCAACAGCAAAGCGTGCGCAAACCGGAGGAGCTCACTGTTCAGACACAGCAGCTGCTTCCAGCAACGAACGTTGCTCAGAATACCACGCAGGCCCCTGGTGTTCCCCAAGGCACAGGCAGCATGGCCGCCCCAGTAGCCCCGCAGCAAGCGGTGAAGCAAGAAGCCGTTCCCAGCGCAAGCACTCCACCGCATGAGCTGTCCGCTACCACCACCTCCCCGGCGCAGCACCAGGTTACGGCACAGCAGCCGGTGGTGCAAGGGGTAGCTACTACGAAGAAATAG